The Pseudomonas sp. MPC6 nucleotide sequence TGCCAGTGGCGCAGTTGCTCCAGCGCTTTATCACGCCCGAACAGCACGCCGAGGCCCTCGGGGCCATAGAGCTTATGGCTGGAAAACACATAGAAGTCGCAACCCAGCGCTTGTACGTCATGTCGACCATGAACGACGCCCTGGGCGCCATCGACCACGGTCAATGCGTCATGTGCCTGGGCGATTGCCAACAACGCGGGCAACGGCTGCCAGGCGCCAAGCACGTTGGACAGCTGGCTGACTGCCACCAGGCGGGTTCGTGGATTGATCAACTGCGCAGCGGCATCAAGATCAATCAAGCCACTGGCATCCAGCGGCAGGACCACCAGCTTCAGGTCGCGACGGTGGGCCAGTTGCTGCCACGGCAGCAGATTGGCGTGATGCTCCAGGGCGCTGATGACGATTTCATCGCCCGGATTGAACAGGTGTTCCAGGCCATAGGCCAGAAGATTCAGCGCGGACGTCGCGCCGTGGGTAAAGATGATCTGCCCGCAATCGCCGGCATTGAGCCATTGGGCAACCTTGCGGCGGCTGTCCTCGAACGCCTGGGTGGCATGCGCGCCGGGCAAGTGTTGCGCCCGATGCACGTTGGCCGCGCCGTTGGCGTAGTAATGCGCCAGGGCATCCAGCAGGGCTTGGGGTTTTTGCGTGGTGGCGGCGTTGTCCAGATAGGTCTGGTCTTGCCGTTGCAATGCGGCGATGGCCGGAAAATCGGCGCGCCAGGGAGAGGGAATCATCATGGTGTTCGGCCCTGATAAACATGGGCGGGGGTACGCCTGACCCTGTGTAGGAGCGAGCTTGCTCGCGAAAAACCCATGGACGACACGTGCTGTCTGGTGCCGCGCGTTATCGTTAACGTCCATCGCGAGCGAGCTCGCTCCTACAGAGGTGATCGTGTGACGCTGCCAGCAGCGCTGCTTAGTTGTGAGCGTGCAGCGCTTCGTTCAGTTCGATGGCCGATTTGTGGGTTTTGCATTCCACGGCACCGGTCTGCGAATTGCGGCGGAACAGCAGGTCCGATTGGCCGGCCAGTTCACGGGCTTTCACCACTTTGACCAGCGCGTTGTGCTCGTCCAGCAAAGCCACCTTGGTCCCGGCGGTGATGTACAGGCCCGATTCAACGGTGTTGCGGTCGCCCAACGGAATACCGATACCGGCGTTGGCGCCGATCAGGCAGCCTTCGCCGACCTTGATCACGATGTTACCGCCGCCCGACAGGGTGCCCATGGTCGAGCAACCGCCGCCCAGGTCCGAGCCCTTGCCGACGAATACGCCCGCGGAAACACGGCCTTCGATCATGCCCGGGCCTTCGGTGCCGGCGTTGAAGTTGACGAAACCTTCGTGCATCACGGTGGTGCCTTCGCCGACATAGGCGCCCAGGCGCAGACGTGCCGCATCAGCGATACGCACACCGGCCGGCACCACGTAGTCGGTCATTTTCGGGAACTTGTCCACCGAGAACACTTCCAGCAGCTCGCCACGCAGGCGGGCTTCCAGTTGACGCTCGGCCAGTTCGGCCAGGTCGATGGCGCCCTGGCTGGTCCACGCCACGTTCGGCAGCAACGGGAAAATCCCGGTGAGGTTCAAACCGTGCGGCTTGACCAGGCGATGGGACAGCAAGTGCAGCTTGAGATAAGCCTCAGGCGTGGAAGACAGTGGCGCATCTTCGGCCAGAACGGTGGCGACCAGCGGCTTGTGGCTTTCGGCCAGACGGGTGAGCAGGGCGGCCTGGACAGCGTCGACGCCTTTGAGCGCGTCGGCCAGTTGCGAAGCCTGAGCGAGGGTGAAGGTGATGGCCTGGTTGCCTTCGGTGTAGCCCAGAATGGGCGCAATGGCGGCGACCAGTTCGGCCGACGGGTTGAGCAGTGGCTGCGCGTAAAACACTTCCAGCCATGCGCCTTGACGGTTTTGAGTGCCGACACCAAAGGCCAGGCTGAACAGGGTAGTGGACATGTAAATACCTCTAACAAAATTGAACGGGCTGCCTTACTTGAGTGCTGCCGCGTAGATATCTGGCTTGAAGCCAATCAGGGTTCGGTCACCGAGATCGAGCACCGGGCGCTTGATCATCGAAGGTTGTGCGAGCATCAGTTCGATGGCTTTGCGCTGGTCGAGATCGGCTTTGCGTTCGTCGTCGAGCTTGCGAAAGGTCGTGCCTGCACGGTTCAACACCACTTGCCAGCCGTGCTCGTCGCACCATTGGGTCAGGTGTTCACGGTCGATTCCGGCCGTTTTGTAATCATGGAAGTCATAGCTGACAGCGTGTTCATCAAGCCAGGTGCGCGCCTTTTTCATGGTGTCGCAGGCTTTGATGCCGAAAAGGTGCAACGTTTTACTTGAAACGGTCAAGGAATTGCCCCCTTTGCAGGTGCTGGAAATTAAAGGTGGAGGATTATGCCATGGAAGCGCAAACCCTGTGGGAGCGAGCTTGCTCGCGATAGCGGAGGGCCTGTCGACATAGATGCTGAATGTTATGCCGCAATCGCGAGCAAGCTCGCTCCCACAAGGGAATACGCTGGTTCGTGAACCCGGTGCTACATAGGTACAAGGGTCAGGGATCCGACCAAGCAGCTAATATGCCACTTCAATACTGTCGATTTTTCGGGAACCACGCTTTATGCAAACCGCCTACACCGTCCTGATCCTGTTGATGCTGGTCAGCGTTTCACGCCTTGTCGGACGGGTGATTCCGTTACCGTTGCCACTGGTGCAAATCGCCGCGGGTGCCTTGTTGGCCTGGCCGACCCTCGGGCTGCATGTGGCGCTGGATCCCGAATTGTTTCTTTTTCTGTTCCTGCCGCCGCTGCTGTTTTCCGACGGTTGGCGCATGCCCAAGCGAGAGTTGTGGCGTTTGCGCGGACCGATCCTGACCCTGGCCGTCGGCCTGGTGCTGTTCACCGTGGTCGGTGCCGGCTATTTCATTCATTGGTTATTGCCGAGTGTTCCGCTGCCGGTGGCGTTTGCCTTGGCGGCGGTGCTGTCGCCGACGGATGCCGTGGCGGTGTCGGCGATTGCCCAGAACCGCTTGCCGACACCCCTGATGCATATGCTGCAGGGCGAAGCGCTGATGAACGATGCCTCGGGCCTTGTGACCTTCAAGTTTGCCTTGGCGGCGGCGGTGACGGGCGTGTTCTCGCTGGCCAACGCCAGTGTGACCTTTGTCCTGGTCGCGGTCGGCGGCCTGGCGGTCGGGGTGGCGCTGAGCTGGCTGGTGGGGCGCTTGCGGTCCTGGATGATCGCCCGTGGCTGGGATGACCCGGCGACGCACGTGGTGTTCATGTTGCTGCTGCCGTTTGCGGCGTATGTGCTGGCCGAGCGACTGGGTGCATCGGGCATCCTGTCGGCGGTGGCGGCGGGGATGATGCAGAGCTGGCTCGATCTGCTGCCGCGCCAGACCAGTACCCGCCTGCTCAATCGCAGCGTCTGGTCGTTGCTGGAATTTGCCTTCAATGGCCTGATCTTCCTGCTACTGGGCCTGCAATTGCCGGACATCATCAAGGCCGTGGCCAGCCATGAAACCTCGTTGTGGCCGACATTGCTCTACCGCTGCCTGGACGTGGTGGCGATTTTCCTGGTGCTGCTGGTGTTGCGGTTTATCTGGGTGCAGAGCATCTGGCGCTTGTCGGTTCTGCTACGACGCTGGCGCGGCAAGGGTGCAATGACCCAGGTGCCGACGGCGCGCTCGTGCTGGTTGCTGACGGTTGGCGGCGTGCGCGGTGCGGTGACGCTGGCGGGTGTGATGTCTGTGCCGCTGTTGATGGGGGCCGAGGCCTTTCCTGAGCGGGATCTGCTGATTTTCATCGCGGCCGGGGTGATCTTGCTGTCGCTGATTGCGGCGTGTATCGCTTTGCCGCTGTTGCTGCGCGGTATCGAGAAAAGCCCGGACGACAAGCGTCGCAATGAAGTGCGCGACGCCTGGCGCAAAACTGCCGAGGCCGCCATCCATGCGCTCGAAGCCGAAGAAGCCAATCCCCAGGATGCGGCGCAGGCCGCGCTGGCGGTAGAACTCAAGGCGCGGATCATGTCCGAGTATCGGCAACAGCTGGAGGTGTTCAACGATTCGGCGGAAGCCCAGGCGCTGGCGTTTCAGATGGATTTGCTTGAGCGGCGGCTACGCTTGAAGGCGCTGCGGGCGCAACGCCTTGAACTGTATAGCCTGAGCCGTCAGCACCAGATTGGCGATGACGTATTGCGGGAGGTGCTGGCTGACCTGGACTTGAGCGAAGCCAATCTCGGCCAGGTGAAATGACCCCTGGATTTTGTAGGAGCGAGCTTGCTCGCGATGGACTCAATAGCGCCGCTGTTAACCAGTAAACACGCGTTATCGTTAACGACCATCGCGAGCAAGCTCGCTCCTACAGCGGAGCGTATTCGGTAGGGCAAGCTTCTTTCTTACCGGCGCTGGATAAAGGCGCGGATCCGCTCTGCGGCTTCAACACATTCGGCCAGCGGCGCAACCAGTGCCATGCGCACTCGTCCGGCACCCGGATTGGTCCCCTCGACGTCGCGGGACAGATAGGAACCCGGCACCACGGTCACGTGTTCTTCAACGAACAGATCACGGCAGAATGCCTCGTCATCGCCTGCAACGTTCGGCCACAAATAGAAGCCGCCGTCCGGGCGCTGTACATCCATCACCGGGCTGAGGATCTCAAGTACCGCGTCATATTTCTCGCGATACAGCGCACGGTTGGCGCGCACATGCACTTCATCATTCCAGGCAGCGACGCTGGCCAGTTGGGTCTGAACCGGCATCGCGCAGCCGTGGTAGGTGCGATACAGCAGGAAGCCCTTGAGAATGTCGGCGTCACCGGCGACGAAGCCCGAACGCAGGCCCGGCAGGTTGGAGCGCTTGGACAGGCTGTGGAACACCACGCAACGCTTGAAATCCTTGCGGCCCAGTTCCACACAGGCGCTGAGCAGACCGGCCGGCGGGGTCTGTTCGTCGAAGTACAGTTCGCTGTAGCACTCGTCCGCGGCGATCACGAAGTCGTGTTCGTCGGCCAGGGCGATCAGTTTTTTCAGGGTCTCGACCGGAATCAGCGCACCGGTGGGGTTGCCCGGCGAGCACAGGAACAGGATCTGGCAGCGTTTCCAGATGTCCGGGGAGACGGCATCGAAATCCGGGTTGAAGCCGTTTTCATCCAGGCACGGCAGGTAGTGCGGCTTGGCCCCGGCGAGGAACGCCGCGCCTTCGTAGATCTGATAGAAAGGATTCGGGCTGACCACCAGGGCGTCGTCGCCACGGTTGACCACGGTCTGGGTGAAGGCAAACAGCGCTTCACGGGTGCCGTTGACCGGCAGCACGTTGCGCGCCGGGTCGAGCCAGCCGCTCGGGACGCCGAAGCGGCGCTCGCACCAGGCCGCGATGGCCTCACGCAGGGCGGGGATGCCCAGGGTGGTCGGGTAGACGGCCATTTGATCCAGGTTGCTGGCCAGGGCTTCGGCGACAAAGCTCGGCGAACGGTGCTTCGGCTCGCCGATGGACAGCGCGACAGGGCGCTTGTCAGGGTTTGGCGTGACGCTGCCGAGCAGGGCGCGGAGCTTCTCGAACGGGTAGGGCTGCAACTGGTTCAGAGCGTTGTTCATCGGTAGATCTCGTTCGGTTTGGGCAAACCCCCTGTAGGAGCTGGCTTGCCAGCGAAGCGGTGGGTCAGTCGACACATTCATCGACTGAGCGGACGTCTTCGCCGGCAAGCCAGCGCCTACACAGTGGGCAGGCAATTTGTTGATTCAGATACTCAAGCGCGACAGTTTGATTTCGGATTCCTGGTTGACCGTCAGCTGTTCGACGATCGCATCCTGCAAACGGCTGCACAGCAACGGGTCGGACAACGGCTGGTTGTTCGCATCGGTGATGAAGAACACGTCTTCCACGCGCTCGCCCAGGGTGGCGATCTTGGCGTTCTGCAGCGACAGGTCGAATTCCAGGAATATCGTGCCGATCCGAGCGAGCAAGCCCGGGCGATCCGGGGCGCTGAGCTCCAGCACGGTGACCGGACGCTGGGCGTCGTTGTGGATCGTCACCTGCGGCGCAAACGCGAAATGCTTGAGCTGGCGCGGCACCCGACGCTGAATGATGGTCGGGTAGTCGTCCGGATTGCGCAGGGCTTCGGTCAGGCCGTCACGGATCTGTTTGACCCGCGCCGGATTATCGCCGATCGAGTCGCCGTCGGTATCGAGCACGATGTAGGTGTCGAGGGTGAACTGGCTGCTGGAGGTGATGACCCGGGCGTCGTGGATGTTCAGGTTGAGCTGGTCCATCGCGGCCACGGTCACGGCGAAGAAGTCGTGCTGGTCCGGGGCGTAGATGAAGATCTGCGTGCCGCCCTCGAACTCGCGCTGGGTGGTTTCCTTGATCAGCACCAGTGGCCCGCCGTCGGCCGGCTGCTGGAGGATCGCATCACTGTGCCAGGCCACATCGCCGGCGGTGTGCCGCAGGAAGTAGTCGTCGCCCAGTTGCGACCAGAGTTGCTCGACGTCGTCCGGATCGGTGCCGCCGCGCACCAGGATGTCCAGGGCGGCGCTCTGGGTCTGGCGGATCTGTTCTTCGCGGTCCACCGGGTTTTCCAGGCCACGGCGCAAGGCCCGCTTGGTCTCGGTGTAGAGCTGGCGCAACAGGCTGGCGCGCCAGGAGTTCCATAGCGTCGGGTTGGTTGCGTTGATGTCGGCGACGGTCAGTACATACAGATAATCGAGGTGGGTTTCGTCGCCGACGGTCTGCGCGAAATCGTGGATCACCTGCGGGTCGGACAAATCCTTGCGCTGGGCGGTGGTCGACATCACCAGATGATTCTGCACCAGCCAGACGATCAGGCGGCTGTCCCAGGCCGGCAGCTGATGGCGCTGGCAAAAGGCTTCGGCATCCACCGCGCCGATTTCCGAATGGTCGCCATGCCGGCCCTTGCCGATGTCGTGGTACAGCCCGGCCAGGTAGATCAGCTCCGGCTTGGGCAGCTTGCCCATGAGCTTGCTGGCCAACGGGAATTTTTCCGACACCTGGGTGTACTGCAACTTACGCAGGTGCTTGATCAGGTTCAGGGTGTGGGCGTCGACCGTATAAATGTGAAACAGGTCGTGCTGCATCTGCCCGACAATGAATCCGAACTCCGGCAGATAGCGGCCGAGGATGCCGTAGCGGTTCATCCGGCGCAGGTTGCGATGGATGCCGATCTTGCACTTGAACAGTTCGATGAACAGGCTGGTGTTGCGAATGTCGTTGCGAAAATCGTCGTCGATCAGGTGCCGGTGTTCGCGCAGCAGGCGAATGGTGTCGGCGCGCACGCCCTTGATTTCCGGTTGCTGCGCCATCAGCACGAAGATTTCGAGCATGGCGAAAGGCGTACGACGGAATACGTTGTCGTTGCGCGCCTCGATATAACCGTCGTGCAGCTGGAATCGCGAGTTGATCGGTTGCGGCGGCGTCTGGTCTTGCGGCGCGAGAATGACTTCTTCGAAGTGCTGGATGATCAGGTCGCTGAGCTGGGCAATGCTCATGACCACCCGGTAATACTGCTGCATGAAGTTTTCGATGGCTTGCTTGGCGTCATCGCCCTGGAAGCCCAGCAGCCCGGCAATGGTGCGCTGGTGATCGAACAGCAAGCGGTCTTCGGAGCGGCCGGCGAGCATGTGCAACGCGTAACGAACCTTCCACAGGAATTCCTGGGAGGAGGCCAGCAGGGCATTTTCGCTCTCGACCAGGAAACCTTCCCCGGCCAGCGCCCGCAGGTTCAGGGTGCCGTATTCGCGACGGGCCACCCACAGGATGGTCTGGATGTCCCGCAGGCCGCCGGGCGAACCTTTGACGTTGGGTTCCAGGTTGTATTCGGTGTCGTTGTACTTGTGGTGCCGGGCCTTTTGCTCGGCGCGCTTGGCCAGGAAGAAGTCTTTGCTCGGCCACATGTGCGCGGTGCTGGTAACGTCCAGCATGCGCTGGCGCAGGCGCTCGGGGCCGCAAATGGTGCGGCTTTCCATCAGGTTGGTGACGACCGTCAGGTCGGCGCGGGCCTCAATGGCACACTCGTCGACCGAGCGCACGCTCTGACCGACTTCCAGGCCGATGTCCCACAGCAGCGTCAGAAAACGCTCGATGGAATCCCGGAAAATCTCATGATCGGCGCTGTCCAGCAGGATCAGCAGGTCGATATCGGAAAAGGGGTGCAGCTCACCACGACCGTAGCCGCCGACCGCGACCAGCGCGATGTCGGCGTCTTCGCTCCAGTCGAACTGTTCCCAGGCCTTTTGCAGGATGTTATCGACGAACCAGGCGCGATCCTCGATCAGCCGGCGAATCTCCCGGCCGCCGCGAAAGCGCCCGTCGAGCACCTCGCGGGCCTGGCGGATCGCCTTCTTGAAGGCCGCGATCGGGCTTGCCTTCAGGGCCAGTTCCGCCTGGAACTGGCCTCGGTCGAAGAGTTCTGGATCCACCTGCGGCATCGATTGGCTTTCCTGTCTATAAAAGGCTGGGACCTGCGCGCTCTGGATCAGGCCGAAACGCGCGGGATGGTGTCGTCGGCGCGCAAGGTGAAGATTTCGTAACCGGTTTCGGTCACCAGCAAGGTGTGTTCCCACTGCGCCGACAGCTTGCGGTCCTTGGTGATCGCGGTCCAGCCGTCGCCCAGCACCTTGGTGTCGGCCTTGCCCTGGTTGATCATCGGCTCGATGGTGAAGGTCATGCCAGCCTTGAGTTCCATGCCGGTGCCGGCACGGCCGTAGTGCAGGATCTGCGGTTCTTCATGGAAGACCTTGCCGATGCCGTGGCCACAGAACTCGCGGACCACCGAGAAACCATTCTTTTCAGCGTGTTTCTGGATGATTTCACCGATGTCGCCCAGGCGGCAGCCGGGCTTGACGATTTCGATGGCCTTGTACATGCATTCCTGGGTCACCTGCGACAGGCGCTCGGCCCAGACCGGCACGGTGCCGACGTGGAACATGCGGCTGGTATCGCCGTGAAAGCCATCCTTGATCACGGTGACGTCGATGTTCAGGGTGTCGCCATCCTTCAACGGCTTTTCGTTCGGGATGCCGTGGCAGACCACGTGGTTGATCGAGGTGCAGATCGACTTCGGGTAGCCCTTGTAATTGAGCGGGGCAGGGATGGCCTTCTGCTCGTTGACGATGTAGTCGTGGCAGATGCGGTCCAGCTCTTCGGTGGTGATGCCCGGTTTGACATGTTCGGCAATCATTTCCAGCACATCGGCGGCCAGTTTGCCGGCGACACGCATTTTGGCGATGTCCTCCGGGGTTTTGAGGGTGACGGTCATACAGGCTCTCTCTGCGCTCGATGGCGCTTGCTAAAACAAAATGGGCGTTGCGCGATCGATGCCGCGGCCCTGAAAAACCCGATTCTATCAGACGAACAGGGCAAATCTGAGCCTCTGTGCGTCGCTTCTCTCTTATAGCAGGGTGCATTCCTGGCGAATTGCAGGGTGCGCCAGAAAAGCCTCGGTCAGGAATTCAGAATCCGGGTTCCGTTTTTTTGCGCCTTGTGGTATAAAATGCGCCGCTTTCCGGGGATCCCCTGGGAAGCCTAAATCCACACACGTGTCGACACGATGACCTGGGTGCCTGAAGCGTAATGCTGCTGGTTGGTCATTGGGATACGTGGAGGCCAAACCCGACTTATTAAGGAACTATCATGTCCCAAGTCAACATGCGCGATATGCTGAAGGCCGGTGTGCACTTCGGTCACCAGACCCGTTACTGGAACCCGAAAATGGGTAAATACATTTTCGGCGCGCGTAACAAGATCCACATCATCAACCTTGAAAAAACCCTGCCAATGTTCAACGAAGCTCTGACTTTCGTAGAGCGTCTGGCCCAGGGCAAAAACAAGATTCTGTTCGTCGGCACCAAGCGTTCCGCTGGCAAGATCGTTGCTGAAGAAGCAGCACGTTGCGGTTCGCCGTACGTCGATCACCGCTGGTTGGGCGGCATGCTGACCAACTTCAAAACCATCCGTGCTTCCATCAAGCGTCTGCGTGACCTTGAAGTGCAAGCCGAAGACGGTACTTTCGCCAAGCTGACCAAGAAAGAAGCGCTGATGCGCACTCGCGATCTTGAGAAGCTCGATCGTTCCCTGGGTGGTATCAAGGACATGGGCGGTCTGCCAGACGCTCTGTTCGTTATCGACGTTGATCACGAGCGCATCGCGATCACCGAAGCCAACAAGCTGGGCATCCCGGTTATCGGCGTAGTCGATACCAACAGCAGCCCGGAAGGCGTTGACTACATCATCCCAGGCAACGATGACGCAATCCGCGCTATCCAGCTGTACATGGGTTCGATGGCTGACGCAGTCATCCGTGGTCGCAACCACGTTGCTGGCGGTACCGAGCAGTTCGTTGAAGAAGCTCCGGCAGCTGCAGCTGAGTAATTGACGCCTTGGCGTTGACTCAGTAAGCAAAAAGGGGGCTTGGCCCCCTTTTTGCCACCTCGAAAACCGTTTGTCGGCGCCCACATGTGGCAGCGCAACATAGCGACTGTAACGTGCAGCGGCCTACAACGGAGATTCGGGAAGAATTGATCGCCCGTTTGATCGGGTGGAATGGTTGAAAACCTATCCAAGAGGATTTTGAAATGGCAGAGATTACTGCAGCGTTGGTCAAAGAACTGCGTGAGCGTACCGGCGAAGGCATGATGGATTGCAAAAAGGCCTTGACCAAGGCCGGCGGCGACATCGAAAAAGCCATTGATGACATGCGTGCTTCCGGCGCCATCAAGGCTGCCAAAAAAGCTGGCAACGTTGCCGCTGAAGGCGCGATCGCTCTTAAAGAAGACGGTAAATCCGCCGTTCTGCTGGAAGTGAACTCGCAGACCGACTTCCTGGCTCTGCAGGACGACTTCAAGGCATTTGTTGCTGCAAGCGTTGAAAAAGCGTTTGCTGACAAGCTGACCGATGTCGCTCCGCTGATCGAAGCTCAAGAAGCCGATCGTCTGGTTCTGGTCGGCAAGGTTGGCGAAAACGTCAACATCCGTCGCCTGGCACGCGTTGAAGGTGATGTTGTCGGTGGTTACCTGCACGGCAACAAGATCGGTGTTGCGGTTGTTCTGAAGGGCGGCAGCGTTGAGCTGGCCAAGGACATCGCTATGCACGTAGCAGCCACCAACCCTGAATTCCTGCTGCCATCGGAAGTTTCCGCTGAAGCGGTCGAGCGTGAGAAGGGCGTGTTCCTGACCCTGAACGCCGACAAGATCGCTGGCAAGCCAGAAAACATCGTTGAAAACATGGTCAAAGGCCGTATCAGCAAGTTCCTGGCTGAAGCGAGCCTGGTTGAGCAGGCGTTCGTCAAGAACCCTGAAATCAAGGTTGGTGAACTGGCGAAGAAAGCCGGTGCCGAAATCGTTTCTTTCACCTACTTCAAAGTAGGCGAAGGCATCGAGAAGCCGGTCGACAACTTCGCTGAAGAAGTTGCTGCCCAGCTGGCCGCCGCCAAGCAATAAGACAGTCCTCAACTGTCGCCCTGAAGAGGCTGCCCGCTCACGCGCGCAGCCTCTTTTCAGATGGGGTGCCCAATTTTAATTGGTTTCCCCCTGGAACTGGCTTACAAAGCCATGTTCCGATGGCGCTGAAGCAGCGTCACGCTAGAGTGAACGCCGGCTGTAAACAGCGGGCAAAGAATTTTTTAAAATACGCCGCAGGAGAGATTCGCAATGGCTCAGCAGGGCAGTGGTTATCAGGCTCGCTATAAACGCATTCTACTCAAGCTTAGCGGCGAGGCCCTGATGGGCTCGGAAGAGTTCGGGATCGATCCGAAAGTTCTGGATCGCATGGCGCTGGAAGTCGGCCAGCTGGTCGGCATCGGTGTTCAGGTCGGTCTGGTGATCGGTGGTGGTAACCTGTTTCGCGGTGCGGCGCTGAGCGCGGCCGGCATGGATCGGGTCACTGGCGACCACATGGGCATGCTGGCCACTGTGATGAATGCCTTGGCCATGCGTGATGCGCTGGAGCGTGCCAATATCTCCGCCATCGTGATGTCGGCCATTTCCATGGTTGGTGTGACCGATCACTATGATCGCCGCAAAGCCATGCGCCACCTGAACGCCAAGGAGGTTGTGATTTTCGCGGCGGGTACGGGTAACCCGTTCTTCACCACGGATTCGGCAGCCTGCCTGCGTGCAATCGAAATCGATGCCGATGTGGTGCTCAAGGCAACCAAGGTCGATGGCGTCTACACTGCGGACCCATTCAAGGACCCGCATGCCGAGAAGTTCGATCATCTGACGTACGATGAAGTGCTGGATCGCAAGCTGGGCGTGATGGACCTGACGGCCATTTGCCTGTGCCGCGACCACAAGATGCCGTTGCGCGTATTTAACATGAACAAGCCCGGCGCCCTGCTGAACATCGTGCATGGCGGCGCTGAAGGGACCCTGATCGAGGAAGGCCAACAATGATCAACGAAATCAAGAAAGACGCTCAAGAGCGCATGAAAAAATCCGTGGAATCGCTGGCGCACAACTTCGGCCGTATTCGTACCGGCCAGGCGCACCCAAGCATTCTTGAAGGCGTGATGGTGCCGTATTACGGTTCCGACACCCCGATCAAGCAAGTGGCGAACATCACCGTCAAGGACGCCCGTACCCTGCAAGTCGTTGCCTTTGAGCGCAACATGCTGGGTGCTGTCGACAAAGCCATCGGTAGCGCAGGTCTGAACCTCAACCCGACCAACCTGGGTGAGTTGCTGCTGATCTCCATGCCGGCCCTGACCGAAGAAACCCGCAAGGGCTTCACCAAGCAGGCGCGCGATGTCGCTGAAGACGCTCGTGTTGCCGTGCGCAACATCCGTCGTGATGCGAATAGCCAGCTCAAGGATCTGGTCAAGGAAAAAGAAATCAGCGAAGACGAAGAGCGTCGCGCCACTGGCGAGATCGATGATCTGACCAAAAAGTACGTGGCTGAAATCGACGCGAATCTGGCGCAGAAAGAAAAAGACCTGATGGCCGTATAAGGGTCGCGTTGTCATGGATAAGATCAAGCAGAGTGCGCCGACCGCGGTGCCGCGCCATGTCGCGATCATCATGGATGGTAATAATCGCTGGGCGAAAAAACGCTTTATGCCGGGTGTCGCCGGTCATAAAGCGGGGGTGGATGCCGTTCGGGCAGTGATCGAGGTCTGTGCCGAGGCCAAGGTCGAGGTATTGACGCTGTTTGCCTTCTCCAGTGAGAACTGGCAGCGTCCGGCCGCCGAGGTCAGTGCCTTGATGGATCTGTTCTTCAGGGCGCTGCGGCGTGAAGCCAAGCGCCTGAACGAGAACAACATCAGTTTGCGCATCATTGG carries:
- the pyrH gene encoding UMP kinase, which codes for MAQQGSGYQARYKRILLKLSGEALMGSEEFGIDPKVLDRMALEVGQLVGIGVQVGLVIGGGNLFRGAALSAAGMDRVTGDHMGMLATVMNALAMRDALERANISAIVMSAISMVGVTDHYDRRKAMRHLNAKEVVIFAAGTGNPFFTTDSAACLRAIEIDADVVLKATKVDGVYTADPFKDPHAEKFDHLTYDEVLDRKLGVMDLTAICLCRDHKMPLRVFNMNKPGALLNIVHGGAEGTLIEEGQQ
- the frr gene encoding ribosome recycling factor; amino-acid sequence: MINEIKKDAQERMKKSVESLAHNFGRIRTGQAHPSILEGVMVPYYGSDTPIKQVANITVKDARTLQVVAFERNMLGAVDKAIGSAGLNLNPTNLGELLLISMPALTEETRKGFTKQARDVAEDARVAVRNIRRDANSQLKDLVKEKEISEDEERRATGEIDDLTKKYVAEIDANLAQKEKDLMAV
- the map gene encoding type I methionyl aminopeptidase, whose translation is MTVTLKTPEDIAKMRVAGKLAADVLEMIAEHVKPGITTEELDRICHDYIVNEQKAIPAPLNYKGYPKSICTSINHVVCHGIPNEKPLKDGDTLNIDVTVIKDGFHGDTSRMFHVGTVPVWAERLSQVTQECMYKAIEIVKPGCRLGDIGEIIQKHAEKNGFSVVREFCGHGIGKVFHEEPQILHYGRAGTGMELKAGMTFTIEPMINQGKADTKVLGDGWTAITKDRKLSAQWEHTLLVTETGYEIFTLRADDTIPRVSA
- the rpsB gene encoding 30S ribosomal protein S2, encoding MSQVNMRDMLKAGVHFGHQTRYWNPKMGKYIFGARNKIHIINLEKTLPMFNEALTFVERLAQGKNKILFVGTKRSAGKIVAEEAARCGSPYVDHRWLGGMLTNFKTIRASIKRLRDLEVQAEDGTFAKLTKKEALMRTRDLEKLDRSLGGIKDMGGLPDALFVIDVDHERIAITEANKLGIPVIGVVDTNSSPEGVDYIIPGNDDAIRAIQLYMGSMADAVIRGRNHVAGGTEQFVEEAPAAAAE
- the tsf gene encoding translation elongation factor Ts produces the protein MAEITAALVKELRERTGEGMMDCKKALTKAGGDIEKAIDDMRASGAIKAAKKAGNVAAEGAIALKEDGKSAVLLEVNSQTDFLALQDDFKAFVAASVEKAFADKLTDVAPLIEAQEADRLVLVGKVGENVNIRRLARVEGDVVGGYLHGNKIGVAVVLKGGSVELAKDIAMHVAATNPEFLLPSEVSAEAVEREKGVFLTLNADKIAGKPENIVENMVKGRISKFLAEASLVEQAFVKNPEIKVGELAKKAGAEIVSFTYFKVGEGIEKPVDNFAEEVAAQLAAAKQ
- a CDS encoding [protein-PII] uridylyltransferase, with the protein product MPQVDPELFDRGQFQAELALKASPIAAFKKAIRQAREVLDGRFRGGREIRRLIEDRAWFVDNILQKAWEQFDWSEDADIALVAVGGYGRGELHPFSDIDLLILLDSADHEIFRDSIERFLTLLWDIGLEVGQSVRSVDECAIEARADLTVVTNLMESRTICGPERLRQRMLDVTSTAHMWPSKDFFLAKRAEQKARHHKYNDTEYNLEPNVKGSPGGLRDIQTILWVARREYGTLNLRALAGEGFLVESENALLASSQEFLWKVRYALHMLAGRSEDRLLFDHQRTIAGLLGFQGDDAKQAIENFMQQYYRVVMSIAQLSDLIIQHFEEVILAPQDQTPPQPINSRFQLHDGYIEARNDNVFRRTPFAMLEIFVLMAQQPEIKGVRADTIRLLREHRHLIDDDFRNDIRNTSLFIELFKCKIGIHRNLRRMNRYGILGRYLPEFGFIVGQMQHDLFHIYTVDAHTLNLIKHLRKLQYTQVSEKFPLASKLMGKLPKPELIYLAGLYHDIGKGRHGDHSEIGAVDAEAFCQRHQLPAWDSRLIVWLVQNHLVMSTTAQRKDLSDPQVIHDFAQTVGDETHLDYLYVLTVADINATNPTLWNSWRASLLRQLYTETKRALRRGLENPVDREEQIRQTQSAALDILVRGGTDPDDVEQLWSQLGDDYFLRHTAGDVAWHSDAILQQPADGGPLVLIKETTQREFEGGTQIFIYAPDQHDFFAVTVAAMDQLNLNIHDARVITSSSQFTLDTYIVLDTDGDSIGDNPARVKQIRDGLTEALRNPDDYPTIIQRRVPRQLKHFAFAPQVTIHNDAQRPVTVLELSAPDRPGLLARIGTIFLEFDLSLQNAKIATLGERVEDVFFITDANNQPLSDPLLCSRLQDAIVEQLTVNQESEIKLSRLSI